The sequence AACGGCGCAAACAAGTGCAAGCCGAACGACTCAAAGCGCGAACCAACGAAAAAGGTTTAATCGTTGTGAATACGGGACCGGGAAAAGGAAAAACCAGTGCCGCCCTAGGGATGGTGGTGCGGTCTCTGGGTCATGGTTTCAATGTCGCGATCGTTCAGTTTATTAAAGGGGCGTGGGAACCGGCAGAAAAAAGAGTCTTTGCCCAGTGGCAAGAGCAACTGGTTTTCCACGCCATGGGAGAAGGCTTCACTTGGGAAACCCAAGATCGCGATCGCGATACAGAAAAAGCACAAGCGGCGTGGGAAAAAAGCTTAAGTTATATCCATGATCCGAATTATCGCGTGGTTTTATTAGACGAAATTAATGTTGCTCTCAAACTGGGCTATCTTGATGTCGCAGCAGTGATCGAAGGCTTAGCCGGAAAACCAGAAGACTCTCACGTCATTTTAACCGGTCGCGGTGCGCCCACAGAATTA comes from Cyanobacteria bacterium GSL.Bin1 and encodes:
- the cobO gene encoding cob(I)yrinic acid a,c-diamide adenosyltransferase; its protein translation is MANSETASETQLSSEAYKQKMQRRKQVQAERLKARTNEKGLIVVNTGPGKGKTSAALGMVVRSLGHGFNVAIVQFIKGAWEPAEKRVFAQWQEQLVFHAMGEGFTWETQDRDRDTEKAQAAWEKSLSYIHDPNYRVVLLDEINVALKLGYLDVAAVIEGLAGKPEDSHVILTGRGAPTELIEAADLVTEMKLIKHPFREQGVKAQPGIEF